One region of Polynucleobacter sp. MWH-Aus1W21 genomic DNA includes:
- the fliG gene encoding flagellar motor switch protein FliG, producing the protein MAEEEVAAPKSLSIAEALKEGVKGATQAGTLTFDELDGASRAAVVLLAVGAESAANVLRGMTPFEVQRLSGKMAVVRSLSRDLVLQVLRQFKDVTANNSHVAFDTDSFMQNMLTKAMGAEGASDLLGRLESTLDMSGIETLKRMESDVLYEMIKNEHPQIIATVMVFLEPSQAAAVLKLFADDLRNELILRIALLEKVQPAALKELNEVMSRSAGPDADFRRSTVGGVVPTAEILNMLSGGLDKDALNTIRNFNEELADAIQEKMFIFEDFNDIEDRSLQTLLLEVPQETLILALKGASPKLREKLFRNMAKRAADGVREDLETRPPVKVQEVEEMQKEVIRIARTLADEGRMIMERGKSADAFL; encoded by the coding sequence ATGGCTGAAGAAGAAGTCGCCGCACCTAAAAGTCTCTCGATTGCAGAAGCGCTTAAAGAAGGCGTTAAGGGCGCGACGCAAGCCGGTACTCTTACCTTTGATGAGTTAGATGGCGCATCACGTGCAGCGGTTGTGCTTTTGGCTGTTGGTGCCGAGTCTGCTGCCAACGTATTGCGAGGCATGACCCCGTTTGAGGTGCAACGCTTATCCGGCAAAATGGCGGTTGTGCGCTCACTGAGTCGAGATTTAGTTTTGCAGGTATTGCGTCAATTTAAGGATGTAACAGCGAACAATTCGCACGTTGCATTCGATACCGATTCCTTCATGCAAAACATGCTCACCAAGGCGATGGGCGCTGAAGGCGCATCTGACTTATTGGGCCGCCTTGAGTCTACTTTGGACATGTCGGGTATTGAAACGCTTAAACGTATGGAATCCGATGTTCTGTACGAGATGATTAAAAATGAGCATCCGCAAATTATTGCAACCGTGATGGTGTTCCTTGAGCCGTCTCAAGCTGCGGCTGTACTCAAATTATTCGCCGATGATCTGCGTAACGAGTTAATCTTACGTATTGCTTTATTAGAGAAGGTTCAACCTGCGGCTTTGAAAGAACTCAACGAAGTCATGTCACGTTCAGCTGGTCCCGATGCCGATTTCCGTAGAAGTACGGTGGGTGGTGTTGTGCCTACTGCTGAGATTCTCAATATGCTTTCTGGCGGTCTTGATAAAGATGCGCTCAACACGATTCGTAACTTCAATGAAGAGTTGGCAGATGCGATTCAGGAGAAGATGTTTATTTTCGAAGACTTCAACGACATCGAAGATCGTTCATTACAAACATTATTGCTCGAGGTTCCCCAAGAGACACTTATCCTTGCGCTCAAAGGTGCAAGTCCGAAACTGCGGGAAAAACTCTTCAGAAATATGGCCAAGCGCGCTGCCGACGGTGTACGCGAAGATTTAGAGACAAGGCCACCAGTCAAGGTTCAAGAAGTCGAAGAGATGCAAAAAGAAGTTATTCGTATTGCGCGCACCCTTGCTGATGAAGGTCGCATGATTATGGAAAGGGGCAAGTCAGCTGATGCCTTCCTCTGA
- the fliF gene encoding flagellar basal-body MS-ring/collar protein FliF, which yields MSEEAQPGIQESEKDAAVVSIGSRAASSAVPASAPTRAKVKLPSKLTELQGRFNALNFQQRLIVAAALFLFISAIVFVTLSGRTKDDYRVLFSSVNERDGAAIVAALQQMNVPYKFTEGGAAILVPESSVYETRLRLAGQGLPKAGNVGFELLENQKMGTSQFVEQVNYQRGLEGELARSISSLAQVKSARVMLAIPKQTAFMREQEKPTASVIVTMHPGRFLDSQQVAAITNLVGSSVPNLGPANVTIVDAEGSLLAPNAQRLAGLDNTQLKYVAELEGALSKRIQAILEPVTGKENVRAQVTVDMDFGELERTEETYGRNSPPNQSSIRSQQSNEAATPSSSTSGVPGALTNQPPGAAQAPINAPGGAAANTGPQNLNAPPTSSASSSSSIKKDTTVNYELDRAIQRIKSEKGQIKRVSAGVVVNYKQPTGVDKDGKPLKPTPYSAKELEQINNLARDALGFNERRGDSVSVANIPFKIEASDEPPFYKQPGVIELSKEFFKFIIILGSLGIMFFGVVKPLLFPKKVDTAAEEQRIEEEFDEKIKAEMAQMDPKAREKRRMEVELLKERQRIAEEEERQQAEEERKRMEEERQRHEEEKKQEYDELLKYAQDFVEENPKVVASIFKEWLADDAEKTNTANAAAAATAPAA from the coding sequence TTGAGCGAAGAAGCACAGCCCGGAATACAGGAAAGCGAAAAGGATGCGGCGGTAGTCAGCATTGGTTCAAGAGCCGCCTCTTCTGCTGTTCCCGCTTCAGCCCCCACTAGGGCTAAGGTCAAACTCCCCTCAAAATTAACCGAATTACAGGGCCGCTTCAACGCCTTGAATTTCCAGCAGCGCCTCATCGTGGCCGCCGCACTCTTTTTGTTTATTTCTGCGATTGTTTTTGTTACGCTCTCCGGCCGCACAAAAGATGACTATCGCGTTTTATTCTCCAGTGTGAATGAGCGTGATGGGGCAGCTATTGTTGCTGCACTGCAGCAAATGAATGTTCCCTACAAGTTCACCGAAGGCGGGGCGGCGATTTTGGTGCCCGAATCTTCAGTCTACGAAACACGTTTACGTTTGGCTGGTCAAGGCTTACCAAAGGCGGGGAACGTTGGCTTTGAATTGCTCGAAAACCAAAAGATGGGCACTAGCCAATTTGTAGAGCAAGTGAATTACCAACGCGGTCTTGAGGGTGAGTTGGCGCGCAGTATTAGCTCTTTAGCGCAAGTTAAGTCAGCCCGTGTCATGTTGGCTATTCCAAAGCAGACGGCATTTATGCGCGAGCAAGAAAAGCCCACTGCTTCCGTGATTGTGACTATGCATCCAGGTCGCTTTTTGGACTCTCAGCAGGTTGCTGCCATCACTAACTTGGTTGGCTCTTCGGTTCCCAATCTGGGGCCTGCAAATGTCACGATTGTTGATGCTGAAGGTAGTTTGTTGGCGCCCAATGCGCAGCGCTTAGCCGGTCTGGATAACACACAGCTTAAGTATGTTGCCGAGCTTGAGGGCGCACTCTCTAAGCGCATTCAAGCTATTTTGGAACCTGTTACCGGCAAAGAAAATGTCCGCGCACAAGTGACTGTTGATATGGATTTTGGTGAGCTTGAGCGTACGGAGGAAACTTATGGCCGCAACTCTCCACCAAATCAGTCTTCTATTCGGAGTCAACAAAGTAATGAAGCAGCCACACCTAGCTCTAGCACTTCGGGTGTTCCAGGAGCTTTAACGAATCAGCCTCCGGGTGCAGCACAAGCGCCTATCAACGCTCCAGGTGGCGCTGCTGCAAACACTGGCCCTCAAAACTTAAATGCACCGCCGACAAGCTCCGCTTCTAGTTCTAGCAGCATTAAAAAAGACACCACCGTTAACTATGAATTGGACCGAGCAATCCAACGTATTAAGTCAGAAAAAGGGCAGATCAAAAGAGTTTCCGCAGGGGTTGTTGTTAACTACAAGCAGCCTACTGGAGTGGATAAAGATGGTAAGCCTTTAAAACCGACTCCTTATAGCGCCAAAGAGTTAGAGCAAATTAATAACCTGGCACGCGATGCACTCGGATTTAATGAGCGTCGCGGCGACAGTGTGAGTGTGGCCAATATTCCATTCAAAATTGAAGCAAGCGATGAGCCACCGTTTTATAAACAGCCCGGTGTTATTGAGCTCAGTAAAGAATTCTTTAAGTTCATCATTATTTTGGGCTCTCTAGGAATTATGTTCTTTGGGGTAGTCAAGCCCTTGCTCTTTCCGAAGAAGGTTGATACTGCTGCCGAAGAGCAGCGAATTGAAGAAGAGTTTGATGAGAAGATCAAAGCTGAGATGGCTCAAATGGATCCAAAAGCGCGTGAGAAACGACGCATGGAAGTTGAGTTACTGAAAGAACGTCAGCGTATTGCTGAAGAGGAAGAGCGTCAGCAAGCAGAGGAAGAGCGTAAGCGTATGGAGGAAGAACGTCAGCGTCATGAAGAAGAGAAAAAGCAAGAGTACGACGAACTCCTCAAATACGCTCAGGACTTTGTTGAAGAGAATCCAAAAGTGGTGGCGTCCATCTTCAAAGAATGGCTGGCTGATGACGCCGAGAAAACCAACACTGCAAATGCTGCCGCTGCTGCTACCGCTCCAGCAGCTTAA